A stretch of Arthrobacter sp. NEB 688 DNA encodes these proteins:
- a CDS encoding ABC transporter ATP-binding protein translates to MTVTDPAPSGHTIGDRVVLEAEHVTMRFGGLTAVGDVSMKVHDGEIVGLIGPNGAGKTTFFNCLTGMYIPTEGRVTLGGEQLPPKPLKVVRAGMARTFQNIRLFGNMTALENVMVGRYCRTSSMALTSILRGPKFRREEEATRLRAQELLDYVGLGRSTEILARNLPYGDQRRLEIARALATDPQILLLDEPTAGMNPKETEETMHLIFKIRDSGLAVVVIEHDMRFIFNLCDRVLCLVRGQVLVEGSPGEVQSDPRVIEAYIGGDDTDEDEEESA, encoded by the coding sequence GTGACCGTCACCGACCCCGCGCCGAGCGGGCACACGATCGGGGACCGCGTCGTCCTCGAGGCCGAGCACGTGACGATGCGCTTCGGCGGCCTCACCGCCGTCGGCGACGTCAGCATGAAGGTCCACGACGGCGAGATCGTCGGGCTCATCGGCCCGAACGGCGCCGGCAAGACGACCTTCTTCAACTGCCTCACCGGGATGTACATCCCGACCGAGGGTCGCGTGACCCTCGGCGGTGAGCAGCTGCCGCCGAAGCCGCTCAAGGTCGTCCGCGCCGGCATGGCCCGGACCTTCCAGAACATCCGGCTCTTCGGCAACATGACGGCGCTCGAGAACGTCATGGTCGGGCGCTACTGCCGGACCTCGTCGATGGCGCTGACCTCCATCCTCCGCGGGCCGAAGTTCCGGCGCGAGGAGGAGGCGACCCGGCTGCGGGCGCAGGAGCTGCTCGACTACGTCGGGCTCGGGAGGTCGACCGAGATCCTCGCGCGCAACCTCCCCTACGGCGACCAGCGCCGGCTGGAGATCGCGCGGGCCCTCGCGACGGACCCGCAGATCCTGCTCCTCGACGAGCCGACCGCGGGCATGAACCCCAAGGAGACCGAGGAGACGATGCACCTGATCTTCAAGATCAGGGACAGCGGGCTCGCGGTCGTCGTCATCGAGCACGACATGCGGTTCATCTTCAACCTCTGCGACCGGGTGCTCTGCCTGGTCCGCGGGCAGGTCCTCGTCGAGGGCTCCCCCGGCGAGGTGCAGTCCGACCCCCGCGTCATCGAGGCCTACATCGGCGGCGACGACACCGACGAGGACGAGGAGGAGAGCGCGTGA
- a CDS encoding ABC transporter ATP-binding protein, with product MSAMLEVKDLVVSYGKIKAVKGISFTVDQGEVVSLIGTNGAGKTTTLKTISGLLRPVSGSIMFDGRDLTKVAPHEIVSLGLAHSPEGRRIFPKLSVEENLLLGAFSRKDKGIREDLAAAYELFPILEERRVQPAGTFSGGEQQMLAMGRAMMSRPKMLMLDEPSMGLSPLMMKKIMTTVTTLQQQGTTILLVEQNAQAALKRATKGYVLEVGTIVLSGTGKELLESDDVRKAYLGED from the coding sequence GTGAGCGCCATGCTGGAGGTCAAGGACCTCGTCGTGTCCTACGGCAAGATCAAGGCCGTCAAGGGCATCTCGTTCACCGTCGACCAGGGCGAGGTCGTCTCGCTCATCGGCACCAACGGCGCGGGCAAGACGACGACGCTCAAGACGATCTCGGGCCTGCTGCGCCCGGTCTCGGGCTCGATCATGTTCGACGGTCGCGACCTGACCAAGGTCGCCCCGCACGAGATCGTCTCGCTGGGCCTGGCGCACTCCCCCGAGGGTCGGCGGATCTTCCCCAAGCTGAGCGTCGAGGAGAACCTGCTGCTCGGGGCGTTCTCGCGCAAGGACAAGGGGATCCGCGAGGACCTCGCGGCCGCGTACGAGCTCTTCCCCATCCTCGAGGAGCGGCGGGTGCAGCCGGCCGGCACGTTCTCGGGCGGTGAGCAGCAGATGCTCGCGATGGGCCGGGCGATGATGAGTCGCCCGAAGATGCTCATGCTCGACGAGCCGTCGATGGGTCTCTCGCCGCTCATGATGAAGAAGATCATGACGACGGTGACGACCCTCCAGCAGCAGGGCACGACCATCCTCCTCGTCGAGCAGAACGCCCAGGCGGCGCTCAAGCGCGCGACGAAGGGCTACGTCCTCGAGGTCGGCACCATCGTGCTGTCCGGCACCGGCAAGGAGCTCCTCGAGAGCGACGACGTCCGCAAGGCCTACCTCGGAGAAGACTGA